A genome region from Clostridium pasteurianum includes the following:
- a CDS encoding M20 family metallo-hydrolase, producing the protein MENNQHININKRRIYDNLNRLSAFGRNENGGIDRSFGDKADIEARKWIEKLWKEDLGLKVKIDPIANIWAKFNGQAELSPIVIGSHHDAVANGGMYDGALGVMLATEVMQTLKENNIRLKHPFCIVSFSAEEPNSFNISTLGSKVLSGKLTEEKLKNVMNETKSIKLEDAVLKLGGNLNKINEALLKPNDIGAFIECHVEQGRNLYDKKLSLGVVTKITGIYREKISIVGEANHAGTTLMRYRHDALLAASEVCLELERIIKKMGRDNLVGTVGNMNVSPNSANIIPGEVSLILDIRSTDYDIVKKVIDKIANKMCEISTERGVSFIRKTILNQPEVTMDETVRASLKKAANMISEPFIELPSMAGHDAAHIAKVVKTAMLFVPSIEGKSHCPSEETDIDDIEKAGNTLLQAVLILDKELDKNEKSI; encoded by the coding sequence ATGGAAAATAATCAGCATATAAATATCAATAAGAGAAGAATATATGATAATTTAAATAGATTATCTGCTTTTGGTAGAAATGAAAATGGAGGAATAGATAGATCTTTTGGAGATAAAGCAGATATTGAAGCTAGAAAATGGATTGAAAAGTTATGGAAAGAAGATTTGGGTCTAAAAGTAAAGATAGATCCTATAGCGAATATTTGGGCAAAGTTTAATGGACAAGCTGAGCTTTCGCCAATAGTTATAGGTTCACATCATGATGCGGTAGCTAATGGCGGTATGTATGATGGAGCTTTAGGAGTAATGCTTGCAACGGAAGTAATGCAAACTTTAAAAGAAAACAATATTAGATTAAAGCATCCATTTTGTATAGTTTCTTTTTCGGCAGAAGAACCTAATTCATTTAATATATCTACTTTAGGTAGTAAGGTACTTTCAGGAAAATTAACAGAAGAAAAATTAAAAAATGTTATGAATGAAACAAAAAGTATAAAGCTTGAAGATGCAGTATTAAAATTGGGAGGAAATTTAAATAAAATAAATGAAGCTCTACTTAAACCTAATGATATAGGAGCATTTATAGAATGTCATGTAGAACAGGGCAGAAATTTGTATGATAAGAAATTATCCTTAGGTGTAGTAACAAAAATAACTGGAATTTATAGAGAAAAAATTAGCATTGTAGGTGAAGCAAATCACGCAGGTACAACACTTATGAGATATAGGCATGATGCGTTACTTGCAGCTTCCGAAGTTTGTTTAGAGCTTGAGAGAATAATAAAGAAAATGGGTAGAGATAATCTCGTAGGAACTGTAGGCAATATGAATGTTTCCCCGAATTCAGCCAATATAATTCCCGGCGAGGTTTCTTTAATATTGGATATAAGGTCTACAGACTATGATATAGTGAAAAAAGTCATTGATAAAATTGCTAATAAGATGTGTGAAATAAGCACTGAAAGGGGAGTAAGTTTTATTAGAAAAACAATATTAAATCAGCCAGAGGTTACTATGGATGAAACAGTAAGGGCTTCTCTTAAAAAAGCAGCAAATATGATTAGTGAACCATTTATAGAGCTACCAAGTATGGCAGGACATGATGCAGCACATATAGCTAAGGTTGTAAAAACAGCGATGTTATTTGTTCCAAGTATAGAAGGTAAAAGTCATTGTCCATCTGAAGAGACTGATATTGATGATATTGAAAAAGCAGGTAACACATTACTTCAAGCTGTTTTAATATTGGATAAGGAGCTGGACAAAAATGAAAAAAGTATATAA
- a CDS encoding amidohydrolase family protein has product MKKVYKPSLLHYNKSFIENKAVVVENGKILAVDSVDELIKKYNDAEIVDLTGTIMVPGTVNIHNHSFQSLLRGIAADKPFLEWRDKSLYKFSPELSADDIYTGALFAFGEMLKYGVTTVSDFFYVHNDGIESDEAVIKAAKDVGIRLVLARTMYDWDGAPKGYLETVDEAYSNVEKLAVKYNTSDTVKIVPAPHSLHAASIDMIKAGYKLAKELETKFHIHVAEEPFEVDQVKKEFNLRPMELLNKIGVVDDSMLAIHCVWLNDNEIKIMGENKANLAYCPSSNMFLADGVTNIPALIKAGVKIGFGTDGACSNNRISVFEEMRMCSLLQKVTKLDSLCVNYNDVFSMGTEYGGEILQMNVGKIEKGYGADFVAIDMNDMSMQPIFKSGEQILPNIVYSMQPCAIKYVISNGEIKVKDGHILTISEDKIVNNVQKLMEKLENV; this is encoded by the coding sequence ATGAAAAAAGTATATAAACCCTCATTATTACATTATAATAAAAGTTTTATAGAAAATAAAGCGGTTGTGGTTGAAAATGGCAAAATATTAGCTGTAGATTCTGTCGATGAATTAATAAAAAAATATAATGATGCAGAAATAGTAGATTTAACTGGTACTATAATGGTTCCCGGAACTGTTAATATCCATAATCATTCATTTCAAAGTCTTCTTAGAGGTATTGCTGCGGACAAGCCATTTTTAGAATGGAGAGATAAGTCACTTTATAAGTTTTCTCCAGAATTATCAGCGGATGATATATACACAGGAGCATTATTTGCATTTGGAGAAATGCTTAAATATGGGGTTACTACTGTAAGTGATTTTTTCTATGTTCATAATGATGGAATTGAAAGTGATGAAGCAGTTATAAAGGCAGCTAAGGATGTTGGCATAAGACTTGTACTTGCAAGAACTATGTATGATTGGGATGGAGCTCCAAAGGGATATCTTGAAACTGTGGATGAAGCTTATAGCAATGTAGAAAAATTAGCAGTTAAATATAATACCAGCGATACAGTAAAAATAGTACCAGCTCCCCACAGTCTTCATGCTGCATCAATAGATATGATTAAAGCAGGATATAAATTGGCAAAGGAACTAGAAACAAAGTTTCATATACATGTTGCTGAAGAACCTTTTGAGGTAGATCAAGTTAAGAAAGAATTTAATTTAAGACCTATGGAACTCCTTAATAAAATAGGCGTAGTTGATGATTCTATGTTGGCAATTCACTGCGTTTGGTTAAATGATAATGAAATAAAAATAATGGGAGAGAATAAGGCAAATTTAGCTTATTGCCCATCAAGCAACATGTTTTTGGCAGATGGTGTAACCAATATACCTGCATTGATTAAGGCTGGAGTAAAGATAGGGTTTGGTACAGATGGAGCATGCAGTAATAATCGAATAAGTGTTTTTGAAGAAATGAGAATGTGTTCACTGCTTCAAAAGGTTACAAAACTTGATTCATTATGTGTAAATTACAATGATGTTTTCTCTATGGGAACAGAATATGGCGGAGAAATACTTCAGATGAATGTAGGTAAAATTGAAAAAGGATATGGGGCAGATTTTGTGGCAATTGATATGAATGATATGTCTATGCAGCCTATATTTAAATCTGGTGAGCAAATACTTCCTAACATAGTGTACTCAATGCAGCCATGTGCAATCAAATATGTAATATCAAATGGTGAAATTAAAGTTAAAGACGGACACATTCTTACTATATCAGAAGATAAAATTGTAAATAACGTTCAAAAATTAATGGAAAAATTAGAGAATGTATAA
- a CDS encoding aconitase X catalytic domain-containing protein, with product MNLTQEEKDMLSGKYGKGTAIAMKIQVAIGEVFNAPKMVPVSRTHVALSNQEADLWFVEKLVNEGATCRISPTVNPGFNLEYFQCITDIKKEDEEIIKRTREAYKKIGATLTYDCTPYLEKNVPRFGEITSFSESSATPFINSVYGARTNRESAQSALCAAITGRTPYYGYLLDENRKGQVLVEVKADIKDDFDYQMLGYCTPKKINFKTPVFVGMPQNPSQAALMNLGAQLNTGGNVPLYHIVGVTPEAKTIDDAFHGEKPETVVTITNEDLRKMQEELTDEGGKIDFALFGCPHFNLTQVSEVVSLVKGKKLKAPLWIMTSSLTKELANRMGYLEILKDAGGDIVDDTCMDQPCWHFLYGKKGVTDSPKCAYYTKRRNMEFVIRRLEECIEAAIRGEI from the coding sequence ATGAATTTAACACAAGAAGAAAAGGATATGCTAAGCGGTAAATATGGTAAAGGAACTGCCATAGCAATGAAAATTCAGGTAGCCATTGGAGAAGTTTTCAATGCACCTAAAATGGTTCCTGTTTCTCGTACTCATGTAGCTTTAAGTAATCAGGAAGCTGATTTGTGGTTTGTGGAAAAGCTTGTTAATGAGGGGGCAACATGTAGAATTTCACCTACTGTGAATCCAGGCTTTAATCTTGAATATTTTCAGTGCATAACAGATATAAAAAAGGAAGATGAGGAAATAATAAAAAGAACAAGAGAAGCTTATAAAAAAATTGGGGCGACACTTACATATGATTGTACTCCATATCTAGAAAAAAATGTTCCAAGGTTTGGAGAAATAACTTCTTTTTCTGAATCAAGTGCAACTCCTTTTATAAATTCTGTTTATGGAGCAAGAACAAATAGAGAGTCAGCACAAAGTGCTTTATGTGCTGCCATAACGGGAAGAACTCCTTATTATGGATATCTTCTTGATGAAAATAGAAAAGGACAGGTACTTGTTGAAGTAAAAGCTGATATAAAAGATGATTTTGACTATCAAATGTTAGGATATTGTACACCTAAAAAAATAAACTTTAAAACACCAGTATTTGTTGGAATGCCTCAAAATCCATCTCAAGCAGCACTTATGAATTTAGGTGCGCAGCTTAATACAGGAGGTAATGTTCCGCTATATCATATTGTAGGGGTAACACCTGAAGCAAAGACAATTGATGATGCATTTCATGGTGAAAAACCAGAGACTGTTGTAACTATAACTAATGAAGATCTTAGAAAAATGCAGGAAGAACTTACTGATGAAGGGGGGAAAATTGATTTCGCATTGTTTGGATGTCCTCATTTCAATCTAACTCAAGTTTCAGAGGTTGTAAGTTTGGTAAAAGGTAAAAAACTTAAAGCGCCTCTTTGGATAATGACATCTTCTCTTACCAAAGAACTTGCTAATAGAATGGGTTATCTTGAAATTTTGAAAGATGCTGGCGGAGATATTGTAGATGATACTTGCATGGATCAACCTTGTTGGCATTTCTTATATGGCAAAAAGGGAGTTACGGATTCTCCTAAATGTGCTTATTATACAAAACGCAGGAATATGGAATTTGTAATAAGAAGATTAGAAGAATGTATAGAGGCTGCAATAAGGGGTGAGATTTAA